In Bacillus sp. Cs-700, one genomic interval encodes:
- a CDS encoding DoxX family protein produces MFVHFLRENKGASGILFLIRLFLGYQWITAGWTKITGGFDANGFLQGAVAGASGEHPAVQGWWATFLEGVAIPNVDFFNVLIPWGEFLVGLGLILGTFTTLAAFMGVVMNFAFLFSGTTSTNPMMVILGMLLLIAGYNAAKIGIDRWLIPIVKKSIHMRQVKPALHH; encoded by the coding sequence ATGTTTGTTCATTTTTTGAGAGAGAACAAGGGAGCTTCTGGCATTCTTTTTCTAATTCGATTGTTTCTAGGTTATCAATGGATCACGGCTGGATGGACAAAAATAACGGGTGGTTTTGACGCGAATGGTTTTTTGCAGGGAGCGGTTGCGGGTGCGAGTGGAGAACATCCGGCTGTTCAAGGTTGGTGGGCTACTTTTTTAGAAGGCGTAGCCATTCCAAATGTCGATTTCTTCAATGTCTTAATACCATGGGGAGAGTTTTTAGTTGGACTTGGCTTAATTCTTGGTACTTTCACAACTCTTGCGGCATTTATGGGAGTAGTGATGAACTTTGCTTTCCTCTTTAGTGGGACAACTAGCACGAATCCAATGATGGTTATTCTCGGAATGCTCTTATTAATTGCCGGTTATAATGCCGCTAAAATTGGGATTGATCGATGGCTTATCCCAATTGTTAAGAAAAGCATTCATATGCGACAGGT